A segment of the Doryrhamphus excisus isolate RoL2022-K1 chromosome 7, RoL_Dexc_1.0, whole genome shotgun sequence genome:
gtaaTCTCCCAAAAGATACACTTTGTCTAttcaaggttgtcttatattcgggtcaaatacagtgaaaccttggttagcatcatgaatccgttgcagaaggtctgactctaaccaaaatagACGCTAAGTGAATAAATTTTTAGAATAGTTTTAATCATGTAAAACTATCATTGAGAAATTATAGTTTTACGCTAACCAGGACGGCCTccaaccgaggttccactgtataataaATGGATGTGGGCTGCACACGATCATATCATAAATCACACCTCAGAACACGCTAGATGTCTGAAATTGTTGAACCAGTCCACGTGAGCCCGGCAGTGGTCAAAAGCGTGGATGAGCTCGTGCGTGACCACTCGGTTCATGTGGGACTGCTTGTGGATGTTGTTCTGACACAAAACAatctgtaaagaaaaaaaaatgaactctcaacaatattaatatggtCAACTGATCAGTAGGTTTTCTCCTTACTTGGGACGTCGCCGCGTCAAATCCTCCACTGACTGTCCCATCACAGTCCTCGCAGGAAAAATGACGGTCTGGACGCACTTTACTGTGTCATATAGAGAAGGCAATGAGTAAAGCGAATGCAATGAATTATATGTGTTAAGAGATATTGGATGTGATCATGATACTATCATGGGGGCATTTGACATTTGTTCTATCTGCAAAGTTCcccgtgccgcactttggacacccctgccatacgTCATCGCTTTTCTATCCAGAATCTCACCTGCTATTTTCAAAAGTAAACAATTGCTTGTAACATCATGTCGTCaacaaatataaatgtactCATACATACCATCCAGAATTCTTCATGGCACTGAGGAGGAGTTTGGCATATGGACCTGAGTGAAGCACATCACCGATTAGAGCCTGAGTATCTAGCTATAtacagctagctagcaagctaacgatATATTCCATATGAAAGGCAGGACAcaacattttaattgtatttctttGTGTTAAATTAGCAGTGGTTCGTTACTGATGTAACTAATACTCGCGTTATACAGCACGAAGTAATAAAGAGTGACAACCTTACTTACTGGTTTCCACCGCTAACTTTAACATGAGCTGACACTTATGGTACCAAGTGTAAAAACGTGGTACGGATCTTTTATTTAAATCCCCAGGATTCCTCTCCGGAAATAAGTCATATCCATAATCTTCGTCTTGTTTCGTCTGGCCCATTATTGAAGTGTTGAATGTACGGAAGTATTGGCATGAATGTTATCTCTCCGGCTAGCTAGCGTTGGCTAACTGGAGAGGTCATCGCGGTTCCGTACGTCACGTGATAGCGGTGaggttaaaagtaaaaaaataccggaataaataataataaactgtatttaatgtgtcattttcatcaaaattcatgtaattaacaatatttatacaaCTTATATTCAACAAATTTGCGGGTTTTGCATGAccatttttcatttcaatgaCCAGAAGCAACAGAAGGGGCGGTAATGAGATGAGATTCCACTGTTAAAGCGCATGAAGAAGTAATTTCTTGCGCATGTTCAGTAGCGCAAAGCCTGCCGGGACACTGCTGTCATGGCTCCgaaacaacaataacaagacTAGCACATGAAATAGCTACtatttactgtactgtaaattaATTACAACTACATCGTCATCTGGACAAAGACATAAGAGGTAATGTATAAAGTTGTAGTTAATTCTATTAATGTCGTATTTCGCCTTTATCATGTTAGCGGTTTGGCTGGACTCATGAAGCGTGAATCTCTGGGTGGGGGGGCTTCCATACAAAAGTGTCCATTACTTGCCATCTCCTACCACAAAATCGCAGGGCGAAGTCATGGCTGGAGGAAACAAAGCAGTTGACTTGCAAATCCAGATGCGTCAGAATGCAGAAGACCTGCAAAGCTTCATGAAGGACCTGGAGACGTGGGAGACGGAAATGAAGACCAAAGATGAGCAGCTGAGCACATGGGCGCTGGGGGGTGACCAGGTTCGTTGTTGTTGTAGAGCTGCACATTCAGGTGATAATTCTTTGAACAGCAGGAGCATTTTCTCTTGTTTTGTAGTCCAAACTCCCCCCTGTGCGTAATAAGGACTACAAAGCAAAAATGAgggtgaagaagaagatgaagatggCAAATGGGGACTCCAAGGCAGAAGAGACGACTACCAATGTGGTATCAAGGATAAAATCGCACGATTATAAGTCATGGGACAAGTTTGATGTGGTAATTAATTGATGAGTTCGAAGAGTATTCTTGTGTAGAGGTAGTGATGTAATAGTTGTACCCTGCATGACAGGACAAGGCTCTAGCAGAGGTGGACAAGGAGGAAAGTCCCACAGAGGCAACTGAATCAGACGCAGAAGAAGCTGCAGTTGATCAGGAGAGAGCTTTAGCAGAAAAGGAAAAGGTAATCGTCCAAGATGTCATACAATACAACTGGAATATTAATAAACACAAGGACTTTATTGTTAGGGTAACACGCTTTTCAAAGAGGGGAAATACGACGACGCCATTGAATGTTACACCAGAGGGATGAGTGCCGATCCTTACAATCCAGTTCTTCCTACAAACCGAGCCACCAGCTTCTTCAGACTCAAAAAGTGAGCAATAAAAGTCCCATGTTatggtatttaaaaaaacatttcaaatgtcTTGGTGTACAGTAGCCTTGATTCTACTGTTggaacatcatttaaaaaaatcacctttGCATCATAACATTTCCATGCTTGCTAACCTGTTTTATTCTGGATTTCATCAGGTATGCTGTGGCCGAGTCGGACTGCAACTTGGCCATCGTTTTGGACAGCAACTACTTTAAAGCATACGCACGGAGAGGAGCAGCCCGCTTTGCACTGAAGAACTATGACGGAGCATTAGAAGGTGTGTAGGCAACTactgtcttttgaaaaatggctgggattgaatgacttTCTGTACAGATTATGAGATGGTCCTCAAGATAGATCCTGGTAACTTGGAAGCCCAAAACGAAGTGAAGAAAATCAAAAAGGTGAGTGTTTGTGATAAATGTTTTACATGAACTAAAAGCATATCTCACCGGTTTTCCTTTTTCAGAGTCTTGAATGTCAAGAGCCAGTTGCAGAAAATCTTCAAGAAGATCCCACGTTGGACCAGGAGCAGCAACAACTGATGGAGGAGCAGCAGAGACGACAGGAAGCAGTTGTCCAAAAAGACAGAGTAAGATTTCCTCACTGAAACCCTCCACACACCTTGACACGGTGACCTACATGATGCAGTATGGCGTCTCCTAGGGTAATGCTTATTTCAAAGAGGGCAAGTATGACGCGGCTGTCGAGTGCTACAGCAGAGGCATGGAGGTGGACAGCATGAACGTGCTGCTGCCCGCCAACAGAGCCATGGCCTTCCTCAAGCTGGAGAAGTAAGAACAATTGCGCTTGTACTGTTTATTAATGGTGTCAAACCACATTAACACTATATCGTATGGCAGGTTTAAGGAGGCTGAAGAAGACTGCACCAAAGCTATCTCTTTAGACGGCACATACTCCAAGGCCTTGGCTCGCCGAGCCACGGCACGAGTGGCGTTAGGGAAGCTGGAGGAGGCCAAGAAAGGTGTGCACAACACTGCCGTCTAACAGCAACACATTACCTTCATTATATAGTAGGAGTTGAATTAGCAAAATAGTAACGATAGATGCGTGAAAATGCAGATTTTCAGGAGGTGTTGAAGTTGGAACCAGGAAACAAGCAGGCCCTGAATGAGCTTCagaaactccaaattgtgagtttAAAATTCCATCTTTTAATTTATGCGATTTTAGAACAATTGCATGAGTTTGAATGTGTTGTGGCTgcacgtgtggttagcgcacagacctcacagctaggagacctgggttcaattccacccttggccatctctgtgtggagtttgcatgttctccccgtgcatgcgtgggttgtctccgggtactccggtttcctcccacattccaaaaacatgctaggttaattggcggctccaaattgtccataagtatgaatgtgagtgtgaatggttgtttgtctatatgtgccctttgattggctggccaccagtccagggtgtaccctgcttctggcccgaagacagctgggataggctccagcacccccgcgaccctcgtgaggataagcggttgaaaatgaatgaatgaatgtgttgttcCATTTAGTTTGTGTAGTCTAGTTTTCAATGTGGGATGGCTTCAGGGAGGCATAGCGGCccgaaaaaaagaacaaaacatttttttaggtTAACTTATGCACCAATGTTGTAGTAACAGGACTGCAAATGTAGCAACAGTTGAGTCGCCACATTTTAAAGTTGATGGATTCTGCATGATACTTCAGACGCAGCTACTGTCATCTTGAGGAGGTAATAAAAACAGAGGTagcctacagccgcagctgttaatgccaatgtatttttttagctATTGTAGGGGACTATAGGAGATTCGGCAGCTAACTGAAGGGCGTTAATTGGAGCCATTAAATGTTGTACACACCTCTGCATGATTACTCATGCACTAATATCATTGTTCTTGTGGTGTGTTGTCAGGATAGTGTTCCCAGCGGCATCCTTCAAACAGCCGGCCACAGGAGAACAGTGCAACCCATCGACAAAGCGGCCCATCTGCGCTCCACTGTGAGTCACCCATCTTTTAGTATATGTTCTCTTTACGTCTTTTACGCATTTTTACATGTCAGTCCCAATTGTGCTCAGAAACCCTTGAGGAGGATGGACATAGAGGAGGTCAGTGGGAAGGTGGAGGTACCTGAACTGCAGTCAAGCGGGCAGCAGGAGGTGGCGAGGGACCCCGTAGGCGGCTCCTCATTGTCCAGTGCAAAGATGATCAAAATCCAGGAGATATCAGACACCCCCAACTCGTTAGTTGAACTATCTTCATCTTATTGTCCTGCTTTAGTTTAATTATGCTCTCTGTTTTATCGTTAAGAGTTCCTTCAAGCACACAAATCAAAGAGGAAACCGATCATCCTCCCGAGTTGTTCCAGAAACCGCCTGTCCTGCCTCCCCCACCCAGCCGAAGTTTCCAGTTAGAAGCCGACCTCCGCACAATTGGAAACCACCCGGAAGTGGTTTACAGATACTTAAAGGTGGGAGGAGCTCGTTACTTCACCATAATGTCATTCCAACTGCTAGCTTCTAAGCTATTCTTGACTGTCTTGCATGTAGCAAATCAAGCCAGAGGCGTACGCACACATTTTCCAGAGCTCCCTTGAGCCAAACATCCTCAGTCAGATCCTACAAACGCTGCGTGATTTCTACATCCAGTGAGTTTCTGCACATTTTACAAGCAATTACTCGACAGTAACATCTTCCATCTCGCACAGGAATGAAGCTGCAGCTGTCACAATGGACATTCTTAAGAATCTATCAAGCGTGAGGCGCTTTGACACGGCTATCATGTTCATGTCTTCTTCAGAGAAGAAAGGTGGGACATATTCAATTCTTATTTTACAGTAAATCTGGAATAGCACAAATGTCAATGTTGTCAATTGACTTATAAGACAGCGCCttctgctggattcatagccGCAGACTATAAAAGAACTACAGCAGGTgtccccaaccttttttgcaCCACGGACCGGTGTGATTTGGGTCTTTTTGTCACGGATCGACAATGTGTGGCAGACAAATACAGCAtaggtataatatatataacatatatataaaaaactagATGCTCCAATGTATTTCTATGATGACATCCTATccagttgtattattatatctatAGAGAGTAGACAGGGATTTTGGTGTGTCAAGGGACACAGGCCAAAGTTAATTTGGCCAGAATGCGGTCGTTAatcaatgatttattatttctgtgcggCCCGTTTGCAAACGCCGGTCCCCGGCCCGGCGGTTTGGGACCCCTGAACTACAGTATACAGTGAATGCCAAACTCAAATTACTCTATTTGTTTTTCGCCATTAGTGTTATTAATGCATGGATttcccccctcacacacacacacacacacacacacagtgctcaAAGAAGTATTCGACTTCCTGCATCAAGCAGACCTGGATGGATCTGCCATTACAGCCCTGCAGAAGAAGTACAGCATGTGACTTGTGTATTATTCCGCTTTGGGTGCGTTCAAGGATGCCAAGGCAAAGCCATTGTCACCCGAGGGAGATATTGGACACCCCCGGTTGCTGCATTGAATcaatcattaaataaaaatgtattttataatgCTTTGCTGActgtttttgcatcattttctttgCTAATGTCACAATACACCTCATCATGAGGTATACTATTCACTGGAATTATGTCACTCTTCCCATTATTatacaaataacatttattcCAAAATAAGCATTCTacgcattaaaaaaattgtagcaTGTGCAAATCTGTGTTCTTGTGTACTTAAAGCGACGTCTCTCTGGAGTCCTTGGGCGGTCTGAAGGTCAATATCTCAGTGACCGTGTGCCCTGTATCAATACAAACATCACGTTTTGGattcatacatatatacgttGTTACTCATATTTCTTACTTTTCCACTGGTCCAGCGTCAGGTCAGTGTTGTCCATAGTTTGGTCGTATGGTTGTGCCTCGGTTTCCTCCTCTGTGTCCCGGAATTCGCTGAAGAAAGGCAGGTCGAGGGCCTCCGAGGCGCTCACCCTCTCCTCCGGGTCCAGGAGGAGCATCTTCTCCAGCACGCACACCgctgcaaaacaaaaatataacagtGGTTAATGCTGCGGTGACAATGGAGAAACATTGCTATTTACTTACCGTTGGTGCTAGCCTTAGAGAAAATTGAGTGCAAATCTTTTTTGGCCACTTTTGGCAAACCTCTGAGGTAGTTTTTGGCCTATTAGGAGAGACAGTGGACTCAGTACTGTATGATTATTAATggctatatagtgtatatatatgtattttctaTTCCTATAACACACATCTTGGCTTTGTAGCTTCACCACAAAGTCAGCAGCAGGCGTTCCTGTGATCTTCATGATTTCTCGTAGCTGGTCCAGGTCTGGCAACGGCTATACGTCAAGGCTTTTTCATGCaatacacacagagagagagaaacagcTACTTCCTGTTGAAAAGGAAGTTTCATGTTGCATGTTGAAGGATACGGTCGTTGCCCTTGAACAGCGGCTTCCCCAGCAGCATCTCTGCCATGATACAGCCAGCAGACCAGATATCCACTAACAAAAGAAACATCGTATTAATAACCTAAGCATACAATTGATTCCAACCCATACGAGTGAAGAAAGGGCTACCGACCTGTTTGCGTGTAGTGCATCCAGTTGAGAATGACCTCTGGGGCTCGGTACCAGCGGGTCACAACGTAACCCGTCATCTCTGCATCAGCTTGCCTTGCCAGGCCAAAGTCTAGAATCTGAAGTAGTCGCAATCATTTCACTCTCAGTCCTTGTTTGGGGAAATTCAAGGTTAAGCTGCCGTGCTGTACCTTTAACTCACAGTCTGGGTTGATGGCGAGATTTCCTGGTTTCAGATCCTGTCATAACGCATACAAGATGTGAGTATGTTATCAATTAGTATAATATAATCagagtatagtatagtatggcATACCATAGTACTTGTTTCGATTAGTAGCCAATTGTAATAAATGATTGCATATGCTTTAGTCTGCTATAGTATAGCATTGTATGACATACCATCACACACTAATTCCACAGGGTTGGAATGAATGGATTtcaggagaaaaaaagagtTATAGCCCCACCCCCAAAGCGCCTAATCTGCAAGGTTAAAGGTTACGCACCCTGTGGATGATCCCTGCTGAGTGGATATACTGAAGAGAAatgagaaaaacacatgaaaaacaTTCAATGGCactttaaaaacaataacataatggatGCTCAGGTGTTCACCTTGAGTCCTTTCATCATCTGGTAGACAAGGAACTGAACTCGGTCCTCTGAGAGCCTCTCCAACTTCATGAGCTTGCCCAGGTCGGTACCCATGAAAGGCATGACCAGGTAGCTGCGGGCCAAAGGAGGTATCAGTGGGTGCAAAGATTCCTTCTACTACTTCAAGGTAACACCATATGGGAGCTTACAAGTCTCTGAGGCGGTCCAGTGAAATTTCAGCCGTGAAAACATCCAGAAGTCCTATCACCTGCTcaggggaaaaaagaaagaacatcCAAAAAGTGGCTTGATACATGAACGTGATTTTAACACAGTTCTCTCACATTTTCATGCTTCATGTGTTTGAGGAGTCGCAGCTCTCTGTAGGCTCTTTTGGCGAAAAGTTTAGACTGGAAGGGTCGGTGAAGCTTTTTGATGGCCACCTGTGACCCTGTACGACGATCCCACGCTGAACTGAAATGGACAAAATACAAGAAAACTGTAGACAAATCAAATCATGAGTGGAAATCCCATTATGAATGGAGCTGTGGGTAATATTAATTAAACCTTTAGCCACCCTGCTGATCAGTGAAAATGTCAGCTGTGGAAACACATAAAAGGGCCGGTTGTGTTCGCTCAAAGAGTGGATTGAAATTCTTTGACTTTTAACAACAAtgaggctgggggggggggggggctttttctttgtttgccCTCATTCACGCCACACAGTGCAAAGAGGGGCAACCAGCTGGGCTTGGCAGAATATCTCTAAATATTCAAGAAATTTGGTGCAAAACAGGGAAAAAATCATTAATAAGTcaggttttttattttgcactgtTAAATCATGTTTTCATTTAGATTGTCAGtcaaaattaatcaattatacCCTGAAGAGATAGATAAAATCtgacatgggtgtccaaagtgccatTATACCAAAAAATACAgccaaaatgggaaaaaattgagcaaaaaaattacaaaaccaATAATAGCACAAAGCTTTGCCTTTTTACACAAGATTAAGATGAACATCAATCATTTCATTCAATTGTATATCAGTTTAAACTCACCAAACAGTCCCATAAGCTCCAGTCCCAACCTGCCTCAGGTCTCGGTAGCGTTCTGGAACTTCCCACACGGTCCTGTTTACCTCCTGCCGATAAAATCCAGTCCTGGAGCGCAGAGCCATTCCCTAAAGATTTGAGGTCAGGATACCCTGGTGCAGTCCGTTCGGGGCGCTCATGAGAAAAAGATCCACACGTTTAATTCCAAAACACCCCAAGAGGCACAGTCTGTCCTGCAGAAGGAAGTTTGAGGAGCCAAATCCCCCAGTGGGTCCAGTAGAGCCCTTGTGTGTCTTGAAGCGGTgcacccccaacacacacacgctcacacactaGTCTATTGTGGTTCTTGGTCGCCCTGGGCAGTCTATGGGTGTGTCTGTAATGTGGGAGAAGCATCTGCCCACTCAGGTCATTGCCCCACTATTCTCCCCTGCATGTCATGCGTCACTTTTTACTCATCTAACCACAGCCAacagcttcattcattcattcattcattcattttctaccgcttatcctcattactTCTTCTAATAGTAATCTCTAGCGTAGTATTAAATAGAATAATGATAGTACAGTGTGGTATAGTCAAGTATGGCACAGCATGGTACATAATAACACAGATTACCATAGTGTAGTGCAGGGGAATGAATGAAGCAGGGCATAGTGTACTGTAGAATAATACAGTGTAAGTATAGCATTGTATCAGTGTATTGTAGTGTAATGTAGTGTCAGATAACAgataacaatacaacaatagaacagtctgactcactgtgtcattttacaaagaacactaaagtcatcacacagcaacttaacactcaaaatgtataccTGAGAAGTATGTAACAATaagagttattcattcattttctgccgcttatcctcacaagggtcatgggggtgctggagtctatcccagctgtcttcaagcgagacacagggcacatatagacaaccattcacactcacattcatacctatggacaatttggagtcgccaattaacctagcatatttttggaatgtgggaggaaaccggagtacccggagaaaacccatgcatgcatggggagaacatgcaaactccacacagagatgcccgagggtggaatcgaactcagttGCTCGctagatatataaataaataaatagaatatatatatatatatttatatttaaagataTCCTCTAATGCATTGGGTCTGAGGAAGACATTAATTTGTGCCTGCCAGGGTGCTGcattgacatcagcctccctctggtggagaGAGGCAGTGTTGTCACACataaatccattttctatgccacttgtgcTCCAATGAAATGTTGTGCTCAGAGGAAATGCTAtggaaaactgttttttttaatatatat
Coding sequences within it:
- the atp23 gene encoding mitochondrial inner membrane protease ATP23 homolog isoform X1 gives rise to the protein MGQTKQDEDYGYDLFPERNPGDLNKRSVPRFYTWYHKCQLMLKLAVETSPYAKLLLSAMKNSGCKVRPDRHFSCEDCDGTVSGGFDAATSQIVLCQNNIHKQSHMNRVVTHELIHAFDHCRAHVDWFNNFRHLACSEIRAANLSGDCSFSNEMSRFHFGMKQHHQECVRSRALRSILAVRKISQEEAEKIVDEVFDTCFNDHAPFGRIPHTKKDAKFANRDYDNRNRYYANL
- the rpap3 gene encoding RNA polymerase II-associated protein 3; protein product: MAGGNKAVDLQIQMRQNAEDLQSFMKDLETWETEMKTKDEQLSTWALGGDQSKLPPVRNKDYKAKMRVKKKMKMANGDSKAEETTTNVVSRIKSHDYKSWDKFDVDKALAEVDKEESPTEATESDAEEAAVDQERALAEKEKGNTLFKEGKYDDAIECYTRGMSADPYNPVLPTNRATSFFRLKKYAVAESDCNLAIVLDSNYFKAYARRGAARFALKNYDGALEDYEMVLKIDPGNLEAQNEVKKIKKSLECQEPVAENLQEDPTLDQEQQQLMEEQQRRQEAVVQKDRGNAYFKEGKYDAAVECYSRGMEVDSMNVLLPANRAMAFLKLEKFKEAEEDCTKAISLDGTYSKALARRATARVALGKLEEAKKDFQEVLKLEPGNKQALNELQKLQIDSVPSGILQTAGHRRTVQPIDKAAHLRSTKPLRRMDIEEVSGKVEVPELQSSGQQEVARDPVGGSSLSSAKMIKIQEISDTPNSVPSSTQIKEETDHPPELFQKPPVLPPPPSRSFQLEADLRTIGNHPEVVYRYLKQIKPEAYAHIFQSSLEPNILSQILQTLRDFYIQNEAAAVTMDILKNLSSVRRFDTAIMFMSSSEKKVLKEVFDFLHQADLDGSAITALQKKYSM
- the mapk12b gene encoding mitogen-activated protein kinase 12b codes for the protein MALRSRTGFYRQEVNRTVWEVPERYRDLRQVGTGAYGTVCSAWDRRTGSQVAIKKLHRPFQSKLFAKRAYRELRLLKHMKHENVIGLLDVFTAEISLDRLRDFYLVMPFMGTDLGKLMKLERLSEDRVQFLVYQMMKGLKYIHSAGIIHRDLKPGNLAINPDCELKILDFGLARQADAEMTGYVVTRWYRAPEVILNWMHYTQTVDIWSAGCIMAEMLLGKPLFKGNDHLDQLREIMKITGTPAADFVVKLQSQDAKNYLRGLPKVAKKDLHSIFSKASTNAVCVLEKMLLLDPEERVSASEALDLPFFSEFRDTEEETEAQPYDQTMDNTDLTLDQWKRHTVTEILTFRPPKDSRETSL